A stretch of Triticum aestivum cultivar Chinese Spring chromosome 1D, IWGSC CS RefSeq v2.1, whole genome shotgun sequence DNA encodes these proteins:
- the LOC123181468 gene encoding dnaJ homolog subfamily C GRV2, producing MDFASRHTAAAPPANAGADASSSAVTEEPEYLARYFVVKHSWRGRYRRILCIAASGVVTLDPTTLAVTNSYDFAADFDRAAPDPNGAAEFSLSVRSDGKGKFKAMRFSSPLRAGILTELHRLRPVHPVVEFPVLHLRRRTQEWAPFKIKVTSLGIELLEVHSGNLRWCLDFRDMDSPAILLLGDNYGRRSAEGGGFVLCPLYGRKSKAFMAASGSTNTLIISSLTKTAKSAIGLSLSIDNSQSMTAADFIARRANEAVGAAETRHGEWSVIRLRPAAHGTACIESLSLGVGPRGGLGEQGDSVSRQLVLTNTSLVERRPENYEATIVRPLSAVSALVRFAEEPQMFAFEFNDGCPIHVYASTSRDNLIATVVDVLQTQRQCAIPVLPRLTMPGHRIDPPCGVAHLQIPQNATVDMEAANMYVKHLAVVAKEAVASSDTVPGAKIRLWRRIREFNACIPYTGVPINIEVPEVVLMALISLLPATPQNLPADAPPLPPPSPKAAATIMGFVACLRRLLTSRSVSSHVMAFPVAVGRIMGLLRNGSEGVAAEAAGLVAMLIGGGPGDTSMLMDTRGESHATYMHAKSVLFAQPIYVPVLVSRLKPLSVSPLLSLSVVEILEAMLCDPHGETTQHATFVELLRQVAGLRRRLFALFAHPAESVRETISVIMRTIAEEDAIAAESMRDAALKDGALLRHLLNAFFFPAGERRDVSRQLVALWADSYQPALDLLSRILPPGLVAYLHTRSDEDSQNQYDEVPLSRRQKRILQQRRALGGKNMETPEQGMPPNSVDDADFFRHTSVGPYGGADVNQRHAGQYSTVHTPSPAMSIDPSHAVPHGAVPQSVSENHQLGTPQLDSHTYSVDPTANGDLIESSHSDFSVPAQIVVENTPVGSGRLLCNWFGFWRAFGLDHNRADLIWNERTRQELREALQTEVHNLDVEKERTDDIDPGSSVSEDDGGSDTLPRISWNYAEFFVSYPSLSKEVCVGQYYLRLLLESGSNYRAQDFPLRDPVAFFRALYHRFLCDADVGLTVDGAVPDELGSSDDWCDMGRLDGFGGGGGSSVRELCSRAMAIVYEQHYKVIGPFDGTAHITVLLDRTDDRALRHRLLLLLKAFMNDLSNVEACVLVGGCVLAVDLLTVAHEASERTAIPLQSNLIASTAFMEPSKEWMYIDNDGTKVGPLEKDAIRRLWSKKSIDWTTKCWASSMSDWKRLRDIRELRWALSVRTPVLTSSQIADAALSILHSMASAHSDLDDAGEIVTPTPRVKRILSSPRCLPHVAQAMLTGEPSIVEVSASFLKAIVTRNPKAMIRLYSTGAFYFALAYPGSNLLSIAQLFSATHTHQAFHGGEEAAVSSSLPLAKRSVLGGLLPESLLYVLERSGPSAFAAAMVSDSDTPEIIWTHKMRAEHLIRQVLQHLGDFSQKLAQHCHSLYDYAPMPPVTYPNLKDEMWCHRYYLRNLCDEIRFPNWPIVEHVEFLQSLLAMWREELTRRPMDLSEEEACKILEITLDDLVIGEKGSSKKSSELNLASLAKNIENIDEEKLKRQYRKLAIKYHPDKNPEGREKFVAVQKAYERLQASMQGLQGPQLWRLILLLKAQCILYKRYGHVLEPFKYAGYPMLLNAVTVDKDDSNFLSSDRAPLLIAASELIWLTCSSSSLNGEELIRDSGIPLLATLLSRCMCIVQPTTPAHEPAAKIVTNIMHTFSALSLFESGRVEILTFAGLVEDIVHCTELEFVPSAVDAALQTAANVSVSSELQNALLAAGFLWFVLPLLLQYDSTAEENETNESHGVGARVQIAKNLHAVHAAQALSKLCGLGGDGISSPSNFPAFNTLRALLTPKLADMLRNRPPKDLLSNLNSNLESPEIIWNSSTRGELLKFVDQQRTSQGPDGSYDLTESESFNYEALSKELNVGDVYLRVYNNQPDYEISDQEGFCIALLKFIAGLVQKWNSINSEENMTHEHDSVIDTSTENGGASDSTNEGKEDNSFEKGGKYETGGDCEVITNLRSGLTSLQNLLTSNPGLAAVFASKERLTPLFECLALPVPPESNIPQICLSVLSLLTKHAPCLEAMVAERTSLILLFQILHCNPSCRDGALAVLYSLASTPELAWAAAKHGGVVYILELMLPLQEEIPMQQRAAAASLLGKLAGQPMHGPRVAITLARFLPDGLVSAIRDGPGEAVVSSLEQTTETPELVWTPAMAASLSAQLSTMAADLYQEQMKGRLVDWDVPEQPSGQHVMKDEPQVGGIYVRLFLKDPKFPLRNPKRFLEGLLDQYVSSVAATHYEANAVDPELPLLLSAALVSLLRVHPALADHVGYLGYVPKLVAAMAYEGRRETMASGQDTSRAQAEPIEHDNSDGVPETTVQTPQERVRLSCLRVLHQLASSTTCAEAMAATSAGTPQVVALLMKAIGWQGGSILALETLKRVVGAGNRARDALVAQGLKVGLVDVLLGILDWRAGGRQGLCNQMKWNESEASIGRVLAVEVLHAFATEGAHCAKVREILNSSDVWSAYKDQKHDLFLPSNAQTSAAGVAGLIESSSSRLTYALTAAPSSQPALVRLPSSSPPPSTGPVNPASGRRHS from the exons ATGGACTTCGCCAGCCGCCACACCGCCGCGGCCCCGCCGGCCAACGCCGGGGCcgacgcctcctcctccgccgtcaCCGAGGAGCCCGAGTACCTCGCCAGGTACTTCGTCGTCAAGCACTCGTGGCGGGGGAGGTACCGCCGGATCCTCTGCATCGCCGCCTCGGGCGTCGTCACGCTCGACCCGACCACGCTCGCCGTCACCAACTCCTACGACTTCGCCGCAGACTTCGACCGCGCGGCGCCCGACCCCAACGGCGCCGCCGAATTCTCGCTCAGCGTCCGCTCTGACGGCAAGGGCAAGTTCAAGGCCATGCGCTTCTCCTCGCCGCTCCGCGCCGggatcctcaccgagctccaccgccTGCGCCCCGTGCACCCGGTTGTCGAgttccccgtcctccacctccgccgccgcacccAAGAGTGGGCACCCTTC AAAATTAAGGTCACTTCATTGGGAATTGAGCTCCTTGAAGTACACTCTGGTAATCTACGCTGGTGCTTGGACTTTAGAGATATGGATTCTCCTGCTATCTTGCTCTTGGGGGATAATTATGGGAGGAGGAGCGCTGAAGGCGGAGGGTTTGTGCTATGCCCCCTTTATGGAAGGAAGTCGAAAGCATTTATGGCTGCATCAGGCAGTACAAACACTCTGATTATATCATCTTTG ACAAAAACTGCCAAGTCAGCAATTGGACTATCACTCTCCATTGACAATTCTCAGTCAATGACAGCTGCTGACTTCATAGCAAGGAGAG CTAATGAGGCAGTTGGAGCTGCTGAAACTCGGCATGGAGAATGGTCAGTAATAAGATTACGTCCTGCTGCACATGGCACTGCCTGTATTGAGAGCTTGAGTTTGGGTGTTGGACCACGGGGAGGACTTGGAGAACAGGGTGATTCTGTTTCTCGGCAGCTCGTTCTTACAAACACATCACTTGTGGAAAGGCGCCCTGAGAATTATGAG GCTACTATTGTCCGGCCTCTATCAGCAGTAAGTGCCCTTGTACGATTTGCAGAAGAGCCGCAGATGTTTGCATTCGAATTCAATGATGGTTGCCCGATTCAT GTATATGCAAGTACGTCCCGTGATAATTTAATTGCAACAGTTGTTGATGTTTTACAAACCCAG AGGCAATGTGCAATTCCAGTGCTGCCAAGGTTGACTATGCCTGGTCATCGTATAGATCCACCTTGTGGGGTTGCCCATCTTCAGATACCTCAAAATGCTACTGTTGATATGGAAGCTGCTAACATGTACGTAAAACATTTAGCTGTGGTCGCGAAAGAGGCTGTAGCTTCATCTGACACTGTTCCGGGAGCAAAAATCAGATTATGGCGTAGAATAAGGGAGTTTAATGCATGTATACCATATACCGGAGTGCCCATCAATATTGAAGTGCCTGAGGTGGTCCTAATGGCTTTAATTAGTCTTCTTCCAGCCACCCCGCAAAATCTTCCTGCTGATGCTCCACCTCTTCCGCCTCCATCACCAAAAGCAGCAGCAACAATAATGGGGTTCGTTGCATGCTTACGGAGGCTACTTACATCAAGAAGTGTGTCATCACATGTGATGGCATTTCCTGTTGCTGTTGGGAGAATAATGGGTTTGCTTAGGAATGGCTCAGAGGGAGTGGCAGCTGAGGCTGCTGGGCTTGTGGCTATGCTAATTGGTGGTGGTCCTGGTGATACATCGATGTTGATGGATACGAGGGGAGAATCCCATGCTACCTACATGCATGCAAAGTCTGTACTGTTTGCACAACCGATCTATGTTCCAGTCCTTGTTAGCAGATTGAAGCCATTATCAGTTTCACCATTACTTTCTCTGTCTGTTGTGGAAATCCTTGAAGCTATGCTTTGTGATCCCCATGGTGAAACAACCCAACATGCTACATTTGTTGAGTTACTACGTCAAGTTGCTGGTTTGCGCCGTCGGTTGTTTGCCTTATTTGCGCACCCTGCTGAAAGTGTAAGAGAGACCATTTCAGTTATTATGCGTACAATCGCTGAGGAAGATGCAATAGCAGCAGAGTCTATGCGTGATGCTGCCTTGAAGGATGGTGCGCTTCTGAGGCATTTGTTAAATGCTTTCTTCTTCCCTGCCGGTGAGCGGCGTGATGTTAGTCGGCAGCTTGTTGCTCTGTGGGCCGATTCTTATCAACCTGCGCTGGATTTGCTGTCCAGAATACTTCCTCCTGGACTTGTTGCTTATCTTCATACGAGGTCAGATGAAGATTCTCAGAACCAGTATGACGAAGTACCGCTAAGCAGAAGGCAGAAGCGGATACTTCAGCAGAGGAGGGCTCTTGGTGGTAAGAACATGGAAACACCAGAACAAGGAATGCCCCCCAATAGTGTTGATGATGCAGATTTCTTCAGGCACACCAGTGTGGGTCCTTATGGAGGAGCAGATGTCAATCAGAGGCATGCCGGCCAGTACTCAACCGTCCACACCCCTTCTCCTGCTATGAGTATTGACCCTTCTCATGCAGTTCCACATGGTGCTGTACCTCAGTCTGTTTCTGAAAATCATCAACTTGGAACACCACAGCTGGATTCACACACTTATTCAGTGGACCCCACTGCTAATGGTGACCTTATTGAGTCCTCACATTCAGATTTCTCAGTACCTGCACAGATTGTGGTGGAAAACACTCCTGTGGGATCTGGCAGGCTACTATGTAATTGGTTTGGATTTTGGAGAGCATTTGGTCTAGATCACAATAGAGCAGATTTGATATGGAATGAACGCACAAGGCAAGAATTAAGGGAAGCGTTGCAAACTGAAGTTCATAACCTTGATGTTGAGAAAGAAAGAACCGATGATATTGACCCTGGAAGTTCGGTAAGTGAGGATGATGGTGGTAGTGACACCTTACCGCGAATTTCATGGAACTATGCTGAATTTTTTGTCAGCTACCCTAGCTTGTCTAAAGAAGTCTGTGTTGGGCAATATTACTTACGGTTGCTGCTTGAAAGTGGAAGTAATTACCGAGCACAGGATTTTCCACTACGTGACCCTGTTGCTTTTTTTAGAGCTCTGTACCATCGTTTCTTGTGTGATGCGGATGTTGGTCTAACTGTGGATGGTGCAGTTCCTGATGAACTGGGTTCGTCTGATGATTGGTGTGACATGGGAAGGTTGGATGGGTTTGGTGGGGGTGGAGGTTCCTCAGTAAGAGAGCTTTGTTCAAGGGCAATGGCTATAGTTTATGAGCAACATTACAAAGTTATTGGGCCTTTTGATGGCACAGCACATATTACAGTTCTCTTAGACAGAACAGATGATAGGGCTTTAAGACACCGATTGCTACTTCTGTTAAAG GCCTTCATGAATGACCTTTCAAATGTTGAAGCATGTGTTCTTGTTGGAGGCTGTGTTTTGGCTGTTGATTTGTTAACTGTTGCTCATGAAGCATCTGAGCGGACAGCTATTCCTCTACAGTCTAATCTCATTGCATCAACCGCATTTATGGAGCCTTCAAAAGAGTGGATGTATATTGACAACGATGGTACAAAAGTTGGTCCACTTGAAAAGGATGCTATTAGAAGGCTGTGGTCAAAGAAGTCAATTGATTGGACAACAAAATGTTGGGCCTCCAGTATGTCTGACTGGAAAAGATTACGTGACATTCGAGAGCTGCGTTGGGCACTTTCTGTTAGGACACCTGTTCTGACTTCTAGTCAG ATTGCGGATGCTGCCTTGTCTATATTGCATAGTATGGCATCTGCACATTCTGATCTTGATGATGCGGGAGAGATAGTGACCCCAACTCCTAGGGTGAAACGTATATTGTCAAGTCCAAGATGCCTTCCTCATGTTGCTCAG GCCATGCTTACTGGGGAACCAAGCATTGTTGAAGTATCTGCCTCTTTTCTTAAGGCTATTGTCACAAGAAACCCCAAAGCTATGATTCGATTATATAGTACTGGTGCCTTTTACTTTGCATTGGCATACCCTGGTTCAAACCTTCTATCAATCGCACAACTTTTTTCGGCCACGCATACTCATCAAGCCTTTCATGGCGGTGAAGAGGCTGCAGTATCTTCATCATTGCCTTTGGCAAAGCGCAGTGTACTAGGTGGACTGCTCCCAGAATCACTGCTGTATGTCTTAGAACGTAGTGGTCCTTCTGCTTTTGCTGCCGCAATGGTGTCTGATTCTGACACACCAGAGATTATATGGACCCACAAAATGAGGGCAGAACATCTTATCCGCCAG GTTCTGCAGCATCTCGGTGATTTTTCTCAGAAATTGGCTCAACATTGCCATTCATTGTATGATTATGCTCCTATGCCACCTGTGACCTACCCGAATCTGAAAGATGAGATGTGGTGCCATCGTTACTACCTTCGGAACCTATGTGATGAAATCAGGTTTCCTAACTGGCCCATTGTTGAACACGTAGAGTTTTTGCAGTCACTACTGGCAATGTGGCGTGAAGAGTTAACTCGCCGTCCAATGGATTTGTCTGAAGAAGAAGCCTGCAAGATACTGGAGATTACTCTCGATGATCTTGTAATTGGCGAGAAGGGTAGTAGCAAAAAGTCATCCGAGTTAAATCTGGCCAGTTTGGCAAAAAATATTGAAAACATCGACGAAGAGAAGCTTAAGCGCCAATACCGGAAGCTGGCAATAAAATACCACCCAGACAAGAACCCTGAGGGAAGAGAAAAGTTTGTTGCTGTGCAAAAGGCTTACGAGCGATTGCAG GCAAGTATGCAAGGATTGCAGGGACCACAGCTCTGGAGGCTGATACTCTTACTTAAGGCACAGTGTATCTTGTACAAGAGATATGGACATGTCTTGGAACCATTCAAATATGCTGGCTATCCTATGTTGCTAAATGCAGTTACTGTAGACAAGGATGATAGCAATTTCCTTTCATCTGATAGAGCCCCTCTTTTGATAGCCGCTTCAGAGCTGATTTGGCTGAC ATGTTCATCATCTTCACTAAATGGAGAAGAGCTTATACGAGACAGCGGTATCCCGTTGTTGGCAACACTGCTTTCACGTTGCATGTGCATCGTTCAGCCCACAACTCCGGCACATGAACCAGCGGCTAAAATAGTCACCAATATAATGCACACATTTTCAGCGCTCAGCCTGTTTGAGTCAGGAAGAGTTGAGATTCTTACGTTTGCTGGCCTTGTTGAGGACATTGTGCACTGTACAGAACTTGAATTTGTTCCATCGGCTGTGGATGCTGCTCTGCAGACAGCTGCTAATGTTTCAGTTTCATCTGAACTGCAAAATGCTCTGCTTGCCGCTGGCTTTTTATG GTTTGTCTTGCCCTTACTGCTTCAATACGATTCAACAGCAGAAGAGAATGAGACAAATGAATCACATGGTGTTGGGGCAAGGGTGCAGATTGCCAAAAATCTTCATGCAGTACATGCAGCTCAGGCTTTGTCAAAGCTTTGTGGTCTTGGTGGTGACGGAATATCAAGCCCATCTAACTTTCCTGCTTTCAATACATTAAGAGCACTTCTTACTCCCAAGCTTGCTGACATGCTGAGAAACCGGCCACCCAAAGATCTATTATCAaatctgaattcaaacttggagtcaCCAGAG ATCATATGGAATTCTTCAACCAGAGGAGAGCTCCTCAAATTTGTAGATCAGCAGCGAACTAGCCAAGGTCCCGATGGTTCGTACGATTTGACAGAATCAGAGTCTTTCAACTATGAAGCTTTGTCAAAAGAATTGAATGTTGGTGATGTCTACTTGAGAGTTTACAACAATCAACCAGATTATGAAATAAGTGATCAGGAAGGATTTTGCATTGCTCTTCTTAAGTTTATAGCAGGTCTAGTGCAAAAGTGGAATTCCATAAATTCGGAGGAAAATATGACGCATGAACATGATTCGGTTATTGATACATCTACTGAAAATGGTGGAGCCAGTGATTCAACTAATGAAGGAAAAGAGGATAATTCATTTGAAAAAGGCGGTAAATATGAAACTGGCGGAGATTGTGAAGTTATTACAAACCTCAGAAGTGGGTTAACATCGCTTCAG AATCTTCTGACAAGTAATCCAGGCTTGGCTGCTGTTTTTGCTTCCAAGGAACGATTGACACCTCTATTTGAATGCCTTGCGCTGCCTGTTCCTCCTGAAAGCAATATTCCACAAATTTGTTTAAGTGTTCTTTCTCTCTTGACAAAGCATGCTCCTTGTTTGGAGGCCATGGTCGCAGAAAGGACGAGTCTCATTTTGCTATTTCAGATACTACACTGCAATCCTTCTTGTAGGGATGGGGCGCTTGCTGTCCTCTATTCTTTGGCCAGCACGCCAGAGTTGGCCTGGGCTGCTGCCAAGCATGGTGGTGTAGTGTACATTCTCGAACTTATGTTACCCCTTCAAG AGGAAATCCCTATGCAGCAAAGAGCTGCAGCTGCATCCTTATTGGGCAAACTCGCTGGGCAGCCGATGCATGGTCCCAGGGTGGCCATCACACTTGCTAGATTCTTGCCCGATGGTTTGGTTTCTGCAATTAGAGATGGACCTGGTGAAGCTGTTGTTTCATCTCTTGAACAGACAACAGAAACTCCTGAACTTGTATGGACACCTGCAATGGCAGCTTCTCTTTCTGCGCAGCTGTCTACCATGGCGGCAGACCTTTACCAAGAGCAGATGAAAGGACGTCTTGTTGATTGGGATGTGCCGGAACAACCATCTGGCCAACATGTAATGAAGGATGAACCACAG GTTGGTGGAATATATGTGAGACTTTTCCTAAAGGATCCCAAGTTTCCACTGAGAAACCCTAAAAGATTCCTTGAAGGGCTCCTAGATCAGTATGTTTCTTCAGTTGCTGCTACCCACTATGAAGCAAATGCAGTTGATCCAGAACTTCCTTTGCTGCTTTCTGCCGCACTTGTTTCTTTGTTGCGTGTTCATCCGGCACTTGCAGACCATGTTGGTTACCTAGGTTATGTTCCAAAGCTAGTTGCAGCTATGGCTTATGAGGGAAGAAGGGAGACTATGGCATCTGGACAGGACACAAGTAGAGCGCAAGCAGAACCTATTGAGCACGATAACTCTGATGGTGTCCCTGAGACCACTGTGCAGACTCCACAAGAGAGGGTTCGCCTTAGTTGTTTGCGAGTACTACATCAGCTGGCGTCTAGCACCACTTGTGCTGAAGCTATGGCGGCAACAAGTGCAGGAACTCCTCAG GTTGTTGCACTGCTTATGAAAGCAATTGGATGGCAAGGTGGAAGTATACTGGCATTAGAGACACTAAAGCGTGTTGTTGGCGCTGGTAATCGAGCTAGAGACGCGCTTGTTGCACAAGGGTTAAA GGTTGGTCTTGTTGATGTGCTCCTTGGCATTCTTGACTGGCGAGCTGGTGGAAGGCAGGGACTCTGTAACCAAATGAAGTGGAATGAATCAGAGGCTTCAATTGGGCGTGTACTAGCAGTGGAG GTACTTCATGCTTTTGCAACGGAAGGCGCTCACTGTGCTAAAGTTCGAGAAATCCTTAATTCTTCTGAT GTATGGAGCGCTTACAAAGACCAGAAACATGACCTGTTTCTTCCATCCAACGCACAAACTTCTGCTGCCGGAGTTGCAGGGCTTATTGAGAGCTCATCTTCAAGGCTCACCTATGCCCTCACGGCGGCGCCCTCGTCTCAACCCGCCCTGGTCCGTCTaccatcgtcttctcctcctccatcgACTGGTCCTGTAAATCCTGCCAGCGGGCGGCGGCATTCGTAG